In the genome of Streptomyces sp. SLBN-118, the window CACCCATGGGACCGCCCTGCATCGGGCCGTGCGGTCCCTGCGGACCGTGACCACCGGGGCCCGGGGGCAGCTGCGGAGCACCACCGGGCAGCTGGGGCGGACCCATCTGCGGGGGCTGCTGCTGGACGGGCGGTCCGGATATGGCGGCGGGTACCGGTGCACCCGGCCCCCGGCCGTCCTGCGGCTCCGGCGGTTTACGCATGCCCTGCTGCTGGTTCTGCGCGGCCGCACGAGTCGCCGCGGCCAGCTTGGCGCGCAGGTCCTCGTTCTCGCGGAGCAGGCGGGTCAGCTCGGACTCGACCTCGTCGAGAAAGGCATCGACCTCGTCCTCGTCATAGCCTTCTCGGAGGCGGACAGTCGTGAACTGCTTGTTCCGCACGTCCTCGGGAGTCAGCGGCATCTCTACTTCACCTCTACGTAGTCGTCGGCAGTCGGCAAGACCGTATCGCTCACATCAGTTCCCCACGCCGTTCACGACGGAGATCAGAATGTAGACGATGATCATCAGAACGAAGAAGGACAGGTCGAGTGCCACGCCCCCGAGACGCAGCGGCGGAATGAACCGCCGCAGAAGCTTGAGCGGTGGATCGGTGACAGTGTAGGTGGCCTCAAGAACGACCACCATCGCCTTACCGGGTTGCCATGAGCGCGCGAACTGGAAGACGTAGTCCATGACCAGCCGGAAGATCAGCACGACGAGGAAGCACACCAGCGCGATGTAGACCACATCCAGCGTGACGCCCATCTCCGTGCTTCCCTCTCCCCTGGCTCTCGTGTCTACCGGCCTTGCGGCCGGGTCGTTCCCGGTGTCGGTTCCTAGCTCTGGTTGAAGAACCCGCCCTCAGCAATGCGGGCCTTGTCCTCCGCCGTGACATCGACGTTAGCAGGAGACAACAGGAACACCTTCTGCGTAACCCGCTCAATGCTGCCATGCAGACCGAAGACGAGTCCCGCGGCAAAGTCGACAAGTCGCTTTGCGTCGGTGTCGTCCATCTCCGTGAGGTTCATGATCACCGGAGTGCCCTCGCGGAAGTGTTCCCCGATGGTACGGGCCTCGTTGTAGGTCCGTGGGTGCAGTGTGGTGATGCGGTAGGGCTCCCGCTCGGACACAACCTTGGGCATGATCACCGGTGCGTTCTTCTCCAGGCTCGGACGTTCAGGTGTGATGGATGCCACGGGGGCGATTCGCGCCGGACGTCCACTTTCAGCGGGAAGCGGAACCGGATCGCGCTGTGCGGGCGGCTGGACCACCCGCACCGGTTCGTCCCGCTCGGCCTGGTGCGGGGGCTGGTGGCGCCGGTGGTCCCGCTCGGGCTCCGGCTCGGGTTCGAAGTCGTCATCGGGATCGAAACCCCGGCCGTCGTACCCATCGTCCTCCACGAGGCCGAGGTAGACCGCCATCTTGCGCATCGCGCCGGCCATTCTCTGAGTCCTCCGCTCTGTGGTGGATCGGCATTCGTCACCAAGTGCCAGCGATCCACTCGGTCTGCCCGCATTGTGGCGGGAATGACCATATTTTCTGCTGTGGTCCGACTTGCTTCGCGACGTTACCCGAGCCGGGGTCGGACTCCGAGTACCGCAGTGCCGACGCGCACATGTGTCGCTCCGGCCGCCACTGCCTGTTCGAGGTCCGTACTCATCCCTGCTGACACCATGTTCGCAGCAGGATGCCCGGCGCGCAGGCTGGATGAGAATTCCATCAGCCGCTCGAACGCCGCCTGTTGCCGTCCCGCGTACGGTCCGGTGAGCGGCGCGACGGTCATCAGTCCGTCCAGCCGCAGTCCTGGTGCGCCGTCCACGGCGGCCGCCAACTCCTCGATGCCGCTCGGCGCCACGCCTCCCCGCTCCCCGCGCTCGCCCGACTCGGCGTCGAGCGCGACCTGGATGAGACACCCGAGTTCACGCTCCGCACGGACCGCGGCCGCGGACAGCGAGGTGACGAGCCTGAGCCGGTCGACAGACTGCACGACATCGGCATAACTCGCCACGGAACGGACCTTATTGGTCTGCAACTGCCCGACGAAGTGCCAGCTGAGGTCCAGATCCGAGCAGTCTGCTGCCTTCGGCGCCGCGTCCTGGTCACGATTCTCGGCCACATGCCGCACACCCAGCTCATGGAGCAGTCGCACATCGCTCGCCGGGTAGGTCTTGGTGACCACAATGAGGGTCACCTCCTCCCGCTTGCGGCCGGCGGCCGCGCAGGCCGAGGCGATACGTTCCTCCACGGCCGCGAGCGTGCCCGCGAGTTCGGTCCTTCGGTCCGTCATTCCTGTCCGTCCAGCCAGACGTATCCGGCGAGCCGCCCGGTGGTGCGGTCGCGGCGGTACGAGAAGTGGTCGCCCGATTCCAGTGTGCACACCGCCGACCGCTGCCGGTCCCTGACCCCGAGCGCGTCGAGCTGGGCGTGGACCGCGGCAGTGACGTCGACGGCCGGGGTGCCCCAGCTGGTCTCGGACCAGGCAGCCGGTACGACCGCGGCCACATCCGCCCGCATCTGCTCGGGAACTTCGTAGCAGCGACCGCAGACGGCCGGTCCGGTGCGGGCAATGATCCGTTCCGGGTCCGCGCCGAGCGATGTCATCGCGTCGACTGCCGCGGGCACGACTCCCGCGATCATCCCGGGGCGTCCCGCGTGCACGGCGGCCACGACGCCTGCGACCGGGTCGGCCAGCAGTACGGGAGTGCAGTCCGCGGTCAGTACGGCGAGGGCGAGCCCGCGCCGCACGGTGACCACGGCATCCACCGAGGGAACGGGAGCCTCGCCCCACGGCCCGTCGACATCGGCGACGTCCTTGCCGTGAACCTGGTTCATCCAGACGACCAGGTCGGGGTCGAGCCCCAGTTCCTTCGCGGCGATCGCCCGGTTGGCGAGGACCGCCGCGGGGTCGTCGCCCACCGCTCCGCCGAGGTTGAGCTCCTCGTACGGAACGGCGCTCACCCCGCCCCACCTGTCGGTGAAGGCGAAGTGCGCGCCGCTCACGATGACGTGCTGGTCTATCACTTCAAGAAGTCCGGTACGTCCAGCTCTTCGGCCTGGCTGTCCTGGTACGGACGGGCCGGCGGGACCTGCGCGGGCCCGGAGTTCAGATCATTGCCCACGGGAATGGGCTCGGCCGGGGCCGAGGGCTCCTCGCGGGCCGGAACCGTGCCGAGACCGGACGCGCGCGAGGTCTCCGTGCCGCGCGACGGTGTGGCCGGCGGCTCGTCGCGCTTGTTCGCGGCGGATCCCAGGACGTTTTCGCGGCGGGTCGGCGGCTGTCCGCCGTCGAAGCCGGCCGCGATGACTGTGACCCGTACCTCGTCGCCCAGAGCGTCGTCGATGACCGCGCCGAAGATGATGTTGGCTTCGGGGTGGGCGGCCTCGCTGACCAGCTGGGCCGCCTCGTTGATCTCGAAGAGTCCGAGGTCCGAGCCGCCGGAGATCGAGAGCAGTACCCCGCGGGCGCCGTCGATGGAGGCTTCGAGCAGTGGCGAGGAGATCGCCATCTCGGCGGCCGCCACAGCGCGGTCGTCGCCGCGGGCCGAGCCGATGCCCATCAGCGCCGAGCCCGCCTCGGACATCACGGACTTGACGTCTGCGAAGTCGAGGTTGATCAGACCGGGCGTGGTGATGAGGTCGGTGATGCCCTGAACACCCGACAGCAGCACCTGGTCCGCGGACTTGAATGCGTCCAGAACGCTCACCTGACGGTCCGAGATGGACAGCAGCCGGTCGTTCGGGATGACGATGAGGGTGTCGACCTCTTCGCGGAGCTCGGCGATGCCGTCCTCCGCCTGGTTCGCGCGGCGGCGGCCCTCGAAGGTGAACGGGCGGGTGACCACACCGATCGTCAGGGCGCCGAGCGTACGCGCGATATTGGCGACGACGGGTGCGCCACCGGTGCCGGTACCGCCGCCTTCGCCGGCGGTGACGAAGACCATGTCGGCCCCCTTGAGGACCTCCTCGATCTCCTCACGGTGGTCCTCTGCCGCCTTGCGACCGACTGCGGGATTGGCTCCGGCCCCCAGGCCGCGGGTGAGTTCACGGCCGACGTCGAGCTTGACGTCGGCGTCGCTCATCAACAGCGCTTGCGCATCAGTGTTGATCGCGATGAACTCGACGCCCTTGAGACCGACCTCGATCATTCGGTTGATGGCATTGACACCACCGCCGCCGACACCGATGACCTTGATGACTGCGAGGTAGTTCTGCGGTGCTGCCACGTCGAAGGCCTCTCGCCTCGAGTTACGTGTCGTCGCTGCGCGGTTGTCGCGCGGCGCCGACGGATGCCGGTGGGACGGTCCGGAACGCCGACCCAAACCCTAACGCTGAAGTTTAGGGTTACCAGTGTGTCTGCTTCTTGGACTCTCCGAACAGGACACTAAGTCGACAAGTGGCGCCCGTTCAACGAACACGCCGAACCTCCCGTTTTTCTTTTCACCCTATGTGATCACCCATAGCGATGACCAACCAGGGTGCTGGCCAGCGCAAATGTGCGTCAACTACCCGATGCGGCAGGGGCGGTTGGCGCACTGACGTCGAAGTGCCGCGCCTTGGGTGCGGCTTTCATCAGCGCCGCGAGAGCACGAGACTTCGCCTCGCCCCGCTCGGCGTTGCCCCAGACCACCGTACGGTCCCGGCTCAGCTTCAGGGTGATGTAGTCGTATGAGCGGACTGTCACAACTCTTGCGTCCGTAGCGACTTTTCCGGGGAGGTCACCCCATACGCGAACCGCCTCGACGACGAGTCGATCAGTTCCGAAACGACGCAGACCCGGGGACTGGGCCACGGACAATTCGAGCAGCGGGAGACCCTCGGGCGCCTTGTCCACGGTGGCGAACCGGACACCCTCCGCGTCCACTTCGACGAACCGAGCGCCCTTCTCCATCAGCAGGACGGGCTTTCGTTCGGTCACTTCGAGTTCGATCCCGTCCGGCCACGACCGTACGACATCCACCGATTCGATGCGGGGCAGCTTATGCAGAAGCCGGGCCTCAATGGCGTCCGTATCGACGGAAATCAGCGGCGAACCGGTCGGGGCGGCCGCCGCTGCCGTGACCTCTTCCGGAGTCAGAATCTCGGTTCCGGATGTCGTCACTTTCTCGAGGCGCAGCCACTGGGAACCGTAGAGCACCCAGATTCCGGTCGCGACGAGAACCACCGCGGCCGCGGCGATCAGCAGGGGGCGGCCCGGGACGCGGAGCCGGCGCAGCGGGGAGCCCTGGCGGGGCGGCCGGGCCGTCCCCTCCGAAGGCCCCCGCGCACCACGTTCGGCGGTGGTCGGTCCGGCCACGCTCCCCTGCCCTTCTTACGCCTTGCGGCGTGCAGCGATCGCCTCGTACACCATGCCGACGAGCAGGTCGTCGGCGTCCCTGCGGCCGAACTCGGCGGCGGCACGGGACATCTCGTACAGCCGGTGCGGATCGGCGAGCACCGGAAGGACATTGCCCTGGACCCACTCGGGGGTGAGTTCCGCATCGTCGACGAGCAGTCCCCCGCCGGCCTTGACCACCGGCTGGGC includes:
- the ftsZ gene encoding cell division protein FtsZ, with amino-acid sequence MAAPQNYLAVIKVIGVGGGGVNAINRMIEVGLKGVEFIAINTDAQALLMSDADVKLDVGRELTRGLGAGANPAVGRKAAEDHREEIEEVLKGADMVFVTAGEGGGTGTGGAPVVANIARTLGALTIGVVTRPFTFEGRRRANQAEDGIAELREEVDTLIVIPNDRLLSISDRQVSVLDAFKSADQVLLSGVQGITDLITTPGLINLDFADVKSVMSEAGSALMGIGSARGDDRAVAAAEMAISSPLLEASIDGARGVLLSISGGSDLGLFEINEAAQLVSEAAHPEANIIFGAVIDDALGDEVRVTVIAAGFDGGQPPTRRENVLGSAANKRDEPPATPSRGTETSRASGLGTVPAREEPSAPAEPIPVGNDLNSGPAQVPPARPYQDSQAEELDVPDFLK
- the pgeF gene encoding peptidoglycan editing factor PgeF, which gives rise to MSGAHFAFTDRWGGVSAVPYEELNLGGAVGDDPAAVLANRAIAAKELGLDPDLVVWMNQVHGKDVADVDGPWGEAPVPSVDAVVTVRRGLALAVLTADCTPVLLADPVAGVVAAVHAGRPGMIAGVVPAAVDAMTSLGADPERIIARTGPAVCGRCYEVPEQMRADVAAVVPAAWSETSWGTPAVDVTAAVHAQLDALGVRDRQRSAVCTLESGDHFSYRRDRTTGRLAGYVWLDGQE
- a CDS encoding cell division protein FtsQ/DivIB, which gives rise to MAGPTTAERGARGPSEGTARPPRQGSPLRRLRVPGRPLLIAAAAVVLVATGIWVLYGSQWLRLEKVTTSGTEILTPEEVTAAAAAPTGSPLISVDTDAIEARLLHKLPRIESVDVVRSWPDGIELEVTERKPVLLMEKGARFVEVDAEGVRFATVDKAPEGLPLLELSVAQSPGLRRFGTDRLVVEAVRVWGDLPGKVATDARVVTVRSYDYITLKLSRDRTVVWGNAERGEAKSRALAALMKAAPKARHFDVSAPTAPAASGS
- a CDS encoding YggS family pyridoxal phosphate-dependent enzyme, which produces MTDRRTELAGTLAAVEERIASACAAAGRKREEVTLIVVTKTYPASDVRLLHELGVRHVAENRDQDAAPKAADCSDLDLSWHFVGQLQTNKVRSVASYADVVQSVDRLRLVTSLSAAAVRAERELGCLIQVALDAESGERGERGGVAPSGIEELAAAVDGAPGLRLDGLMTVAPLTGPYAGRQQAAFERLMEFSSSLRAGHPAANMVSAGMSTDLEQAVAAGATHVRVGTAVLGVRPRLG
- a CDS encoding YggT family protein; this translates as MGVTLDVVYIALVCFLVVLIFRLVMDYVFQFARSWQPGKAMVVVLEATYTVTDPPLKLLRRFIPPLRLGGVALDLSFFVLMIIVYILISVVNGVGN
- a CDS encoding cell division protein SepF, with protein sequence MAGAMRKMAVYLGLVEDDGYDGRGFDPDDDFEPEPEPERDHRRHQPPHQAERDEPVRVVQPPAQRDPVPLPAESGRPARIAPVASITPERPSLEKNAPVIMPKVVSEREPYRITTLHPRTYNEARTIGEHFREGTPVIMNLTEMDDTDAKRLVDFAAGLVFGLHGSIERVTQKVFLLSPANVDVTAEDKARIAEGGFFNQS